The Candidatus Babeliales bacterium genome includes a region encoding these proteins:
- the ileS gene encoding isoleucine--tRNA ligase, with amino-acid sequence MAQTKVSYKDTLNLPRTDFPIRSNHKESDAQLLQRWDKEDLSRKTFDLNKGKKKFLLHDGPPYANGHIHLGHAYNKILKDMVAKSQRMSGKHVPVTPGWDCHGLPIELKVTQEHPNLDSQDLKKACRAYAKKWIDIQRHEFKQLGVLMDWVHPYETMDPRYEAAILRAFGSFVKQGYIEKKNKTVPWCASCETVLATAEIEYSDRKDPSIYVRFALTDDAIKNHLPELAGKPVSMLIWTTTPWTLPLNRAVFIRPKTTYQILEHDGVYFIVGAPCADAVCDTMGIEKKVVAEVPAEQLVNATLVHPFDTTRTVPVLADGFVSLDDGTACVHSAPGCGPEDYEMGVRYGLEIFSPLSPDGKYTSGIMPKELEGMSINDAQGWVIKALAGNGMLMYKGSIRHSYPHCWRCRNGLIFRATSQWFCDLSQGDLRERALKAIDTVTFIPERSKNFLKASVQNRLEWCLSRQRVWGVPIPALVHTQTGKAYIDAQLVERVAAGVYRHGIEYWDTVLIKDIFPDALREQGNTPDEYIKEQDILDVWFDSGVSHYAVLQDNPELGYPADMYLEGVDQHRGWFQSSLLTSLVLSNEPCYRSVVTHGFTVDEHGKKMSKSLGNVVAPDDIIKQLGTDGLRLWVSSISFEGDAIVSPTLLKNVQEVYRKVRNTCRFLLSNVYDFSHDHDAVPYDKMLPLDQYALDELARVNASLREAYDAYDFTAVFHILGEYSARSLSSFYLDIIKDRLYVEQAGGHKRRSAQTVVWHILDTLTHVIAPVLSFTSELISDHYQSNKLCSIHEQNFTEVPAMYRFDSKRQKQWELFHEFRAVVLKAIELKREEGVVKHSLDAKVTVHCDWSRKELAPLKQLFDSFGDAYMRSIKEWCIVSQLMFVDRAQGLKATVLSGVAVAVEHADGVKCPRCWQWDISLHEHGLCQRCEEVVSN; translated from the coding sequence ATGGCGCAGACCAAGGTGAGTTACAAGGACACCCTCAATCTTCCCCGCACTGATTTCCCAATCCGATCAAACCATAAAGAATCCGATGCGCAACTTCTGCAGCGCTGGGACAAGGAAGATCTGTCACGCAAGACATTTGACCTTAATAAAGGAAAGAAAAAGTTCCTTCTTCATGACGGGCCTCCCTACGCGAACGGTCACATTCATCTCGGGCATGCGTACAATAAGATCCTTAAGGACATGGTTGCCAAGTCACAGCGCATGAGCGGAAAACACGTTCCGGTTACGCCAGGTTGGGATTGCCATGGTCTGCCAATTGAGCTGAAAGTGACACAAGAGCATCCAAATTTGGATTCACAAGACCTCAAGAAAGCATGTCGTGCCTATGCAAAAAAATGGATTGATATCCAGCGTCATGAGTTTAAGCAACTTGGTGTACTAATGGACTGGGTTCATCCATATGAAACAATGGACCCACGATACGAAGCGGCTATCTTGCGCGCATTCGGTTCGTTTGTGAAGCAGGGATACATTGAAAAGAAAAATAAAACAGTGCCGTGGTGTGCATCATGTGAGACAGTGCTCGCAACCGCAGAGATCGAATATTCTGATCGCAAAGATCCATCTATCTATGTGCGTTTTGCATTAACCGATGACGCAATCAAGAACCATCTCCCAGAACTAGCGGGAAAACCAGTCAGTATGCTGATCTGGACAACAACGCCATGGACTTTGCCGCTCAATCGCGCAGTATTCATTCGTCCTAAAACAACGTATCAGATTCTTGAACATGATGGCGTGTACTTCATTGTTGGTGCTCCGTGTGCTGATGCAGTCTGTGATACGATGGGCATTGAGAAAAAAGTTGTTGCTGAGGTTCCTGCAGAACAATTAGTGAATGCAACGCTTGTCCATCCATTTGATACCACTCGAACAGTACCCGTGCTTGCTGATGGATTTGTATCACTTGATGATGGAACAGCATGTGTGCATAGCGCTCCCGGATGTGGTCCTGAAGATTATGAGATGGGTGTTCGCTATGGCCTTGAGATTTTTTCACCATTATCTCCAGACGGTAAGTACACGAGTGGCATTATGCCAAAAGAGCTCGAAGGCATGTCGATCAACGATGCGCAAGGATGGGTGATCAAGGCTCTTGCTGGTAATGGCATGCTTATGTACAAGGGGAGTATTCGTCACTCGTATCCACATTGTTGGCGTTGCCGTAACGGATTGATATTCCGTGCAACGAGTCAGTGGTTCTGTGACCTGTCGCAGGGTGATCTTCGTGAACGTGCGCTTAAAGCAATTGATACGGTGACATTTATTCCGGAACGTTCTAAAAATTTCTTAAAGGCTTCAGTGCAAAACAGACTTGAATGGTGTCTCTCGCGTCAACGCGTATGGGGTGTTCCGATCCCAGCGCTTGTGCACACGCAGACGGGCAAGGCGTATATTGATGCGCAACTTGTTGAGCGCGTTGCGGCCGGGGTGTATCGACATGGTATCGAGTATTGGGATACGGTTTTGATCAAAGATATTTTCCCCGATGCATTACGTGAACAAGGGAATACACCTGATGAGTACATCAAAGAACAGGATATTCTTGATGTGTGGTTTGATTCCGGTGTGAGTCACTATGCAGTGCTACAGGATAATCCTGAGCTTGGGTATCCAGCAGACATGTACCTTGAAGGGGTTGATCAACACCGTGGATGGTTCCAAAGTTCCTTGTTAACGAGTTTAGTGCTCTCGAATGAACCGTGTTATCGCTCCGTGGTAACGCACGGGTTCACGGTGGATGAGCATGGCAAAAAGATGTCCAAGTCGCTCGGTAACGTTGTTGCTCCGGATGACATTATCAAGCAGTTGGGAACAGATGGCCTACGTTTATGGGTATCCAGCATCTCGTTTGAAGGTGATGCGATTGTATCACCAACATTGCTCAAGAATGTACAAGAGGTGTATCGCAAGGTGCGTAACACGTGTCGATTCTTACTTTCGAATGTGTATGACTTTTCGCATGACCATGACGCGGTTCCATATGATAAGATGCTGCCATTAGATCAGTATGCCCTCGATGAACTTGCGCGTGTGAATGCATCATTGCGAGAAGCATATGATGCGTATGATTTTACGGCGGTGTTTCATATTCTTGGGGAATACAGTGCCCGGTCGTTGAGTTCGTTTTATTTAGACATTATCAAGGATCGTTTGTATGTCGAGCAAGCGGGCGGTCACAAACGTCGCTCGGCGCAGACAGTTGTATGGCATATTCTTGATACATTGACGCATGTCATTGCTCCGGTACTGTCATTTACGTCTGAATTAATTTCTGACCATTATCAAAGCAATAAGTTGTGTTCGATTCATGAACAGAATTTTACAGAAGTTCCGGCTATGTATCGTTTTGATAGTAAGCGACAAAAGCAATGGGAGTTGTTCCATGAGTTTCGCGCTGTTGTACTCAAGGCGATTGAGTTGAAGCGTGAAGAGGGTGTTGTTAAACATTCGCTTGATGCCAAAGTCACAGTGCATTGTGATTGGAGTAGAAAAGAGCTCGCGCCGCTCAAGCAATTATTTGATTCGTTTGGTGATGCATATATGCGGTCTATAAAGGAGTGGTGTATTGTATCGCAACTTATGTTTGTGGACCGTGCCCAGGGCCTTAAAGCAACGGTTCTTTCTGGGGTAGCGGTTGCAGTTGAGCATGCAGATGGAGTAAAATGCCCACGATGCTGGCAGTGGGACATATCGTTGCACGAGCATGGATTATGCCAGAGGTGTGAGGAAGTGGTTTCAAACTAG
- the murD gene encoding UDP-N-acetylmuramoyl-L-alanine--D-glutamate ligase has product MNNQYHTYGILGFGVVGKSVLRHLSNQSPDRIAVYDSRKLSQDENTIIRANNGVVYQPSALESFLIACEHIIPSPGIALHRYDKYSHKWLSELDLFAHAWHKHVIAITGTVGKTTTAALLAHTLEHIGEHVGLGGNIGTPMLDLVSCQETYALAVLELSSFQLMHMKEFAPDIAVLLNLYPNHLDYHTSYDEYKAAKLRLFTNQSEKQNAIIPLFLKDALKGKKAHTIIVTPNDQLCEEEQQITFAEHNGNVTKKNKGHKESIIRLGSIPPFTVTENLVFITAILDTLKIDPMHLINAASTFPPQEHRMEYVLERDGVTIYNDSKATLPEATLAALNRLGNRPTILIIGGLSKGVDRTPFFTNLPPSVRHIICFGKEAEKLGHIGSQFHTPCTISASLETAIRVAWETKQPGDIILFSPGGSSFDLFKNYQERGNCFKAHVMRQWSPQEVVGL; this is encoded by the coding sequence ATGAATAACCAATACCATACCTACGGAATCTTGGGTTTTGGCGTCGTCGGAAAATCAGTGCTCAGACATCTCTCAAATCAATCTCCTGATCGCATTGCCGTGTATGATTCCCGCAAGCTCTCTCAGGACGAGAACACAATAATCAGGGCAAACAATGGTGTTGTGTATCAACCTAGTGCACTGGAATCTTTTTTGATTGCCTGTGAACACATTATCCCAAGCCCTGGCATTGCACTACATAGGTATGACAAGTATAGCCACAAATGGCTGAGCGAACTTGATCTGTTTGCACATGCATGGCACAAACATGTCATTGCCATTACAGGAACAGTCGGCAAAACAACAACAGCAGCACTTCTCGCACACACACTTGAACATATAGGGGAACATGTCGGCTTAGGCGGGAATATTGGAACCCCAATGCTTGATCTGGTTTCTTGCCAGGAGACGTATGCCCTTGCTGTTCTAGAACTCTCAAGTTTTCAGCTTATGCACATGAAAGAGTTTGCACCCGACATTGCAGTACTCCTCAATCTGTACCCCAATCACTTGGATTATCATACATCCTACGATGAATACAAAGCAGCAAAACTTAGACTATTTACCAACCAAAGCGAAAAACAAAATGCAATCATCCCGCTATTCCTAAAGGATGCATTGAAGGGCAAAAAAGCACACACAATTATAGTCACCCCCAACGATCAGCTTTGTGAAGAAGAGCAACAAATTACTTTTGCCGAGCATAATGGCAATGTCACAAAGAAGAATAAGGGACATAAGGAAAGCATTATCAGACTTGGATCTATACCCCCGTTCACTGTTACTGAAAACCTCGTCTTTATCACCGCAATACTTGATACTCTAAAGATTGATCCAATGCATCTAATTAATGCAGCATCAACCTTTCCACCACAGGAACATCGTATGGAATACGTGTTAGAGCGCGATGGTGTCACCATCTACAATGACTCTAAGGCAACATTACCTGAGGCAACGCTTGCTGCACTCAATCGTCTGGGCAATCGCCCTACTATTCTTATCATTGGAGGATTATCTAAGGGAGTTGATCGCACGCCATTTTTTACGAACCTACCACCATCAGTACGTCACATTATTTGTTTTGGCAAAGAAGCAGAGAAGCTCGGCCATATTGGATCACAGTTTCATACGCCATGCACAATCAGCGCCTCGTTAGAGACGGCTATACGTGTGGCCTGGGAGACTAAACAACCAGGAGATATAATTCTTTTTTCACCGGGCGGCTCAAGTTTTGATCTTTTTAAAAACTATCAAGAACGAGGCAATTGTTTTAAGGCACACGTTATGAGACAATGGAGCCCTCAGGAGGTTGTAGGGTTATAA
- a CDS encoding leucyl aminopeptidase → MICLTLSSKTVTSANAHAYALCVYEGFSVTKDISATVHAKFPILAQAVKQKAFKGSAQTHCVVSALHNKKLIHIILVGMGKKRGLHCTLESYRRALGKLIRTAECYKLTSIALQIPEASCFKESYDDVIQHTATTLHMADYRFDRFTKDKPSKIKRSITLCVGSYVTQVKKALSVGEVIGEAVNNARMLIDTPPSDLTPAVLAKHAESIARQHNISCKVLSEEQIKKMGMGGLAAVSAGSEQDCKLIIMEYKVSAKAPTVALIGKGITFDSGGLSLKPANAMETMKEDMSGAAAVISAMQAIAQLQPKVNVVMVAPAAENLPSGAAAKPGDIITFYNGKTAEVRNTDAEGRLILADALSYAVKHYEPDFMIDLATLTGACQYALGPFFTGMFSKHDSAARRVEVAAHSSGDRVWRFPMDDDYLPAIQTPVADICNIGKPAYKAGATTAAFFLHAFVGTTPWVHLDIAGTAFDVPGMSYYRTGATGAGVRLLIDLVMNWK, encoded by the coding sequence ATGATTTGCTTAACTCTTTCCAGTAAAACAGTAACAAGTGCCAATGCACACGCGTATGCGCTGTGTGTATATGAAGGGTTCTCAGTAACAAAAGATATTTCCGCAACAGTTCATGCAAAATTCCCAATACTTGCTCAGGCGGTGAAACAGAAAGCATTCAAAGGTAGTGCGCAAACACATTGTGTTGTGTCGGCATTGCATAACAAAAAGCTGATACACATAATTCTTGTTGGTATGGGGAAAAAAAGGGGGTTACATTGTACACTTGAATCATATCGACGTGCACTTGGGAAGCTGATACGCACTGCCGAATGTTATAAGCTTACGTCTATTGCGCTCCAGATTCCTGAGGCATCGTGTTTCAAGGAATCCTATGATGACGTTATCCAACATACCGCAACCACATTACATATGGCAGATTATCGTTTTGATCGATTTACCAAAGACAAGCCCTCAAAAATTAAGCGTTCCATAACTTTGTGTGTTGGATCATATGTAACACAAGTCAAGAAGGCGCTTTCAGTTGGAGAAGTGATTGGCGAGGCGGTTAACAATGCGCGTATGTTAATTGATACGCCACCAAGTGATTTGACGCCTGCTGTGCTTGCAAAACACGCAGAATCGATTGCGCGTCAGCACAACATCTCATGTAAGGTGTTGAGTGAAGAACAGATTAAGAAGATGGGTATGGGAGGACTTGCTGCAGTATCAGCCGGTTCCGAACAGGACTGTAAGCTCATCATCATGGAATATAAGGTCTCTGCGAAAGCGCCAACAGTTGCATTGATTGGTAAGGGAATCACATTCGATTCTGGTGGTTTGAGTTTGAAGCCTGCAAATGCTATGGAGACCATGAAAGAAGATATGTCAGGCGCGGCAGCTGTAATCAGTGCTATGCAAGCAATTGCACAACTACAACCGAAGGTCAATGTCGTTATGGTTGCTCCTGCAGCAGAAAATCTTCCAAGTGGTGCTGCAGCAAAACCAGGTGATATTATAACGTTCTACAACGGCAAGACTGCTGAAGTCCGTAATACTGATGCGGAAGGTCGGTTGATTCTCGCGGATGCCCTTTCGTATGCTGTTAAGCATTACGAACCTGATTTCATGATTGATTTAGCAACCCTCACAGGTGCATGCCAATATGCACTCGGGCCATTTTTTACCGGTATGTTCAGCAAGCATGATAGTGCTGCCCGTCGTGTTGAGGTAGCAGCCCATAGCTCTGGTGATCGTGTATGGCGGTTTCCTATGGATGACGATTATCTTCCTGCGATACAGACGCCAGTTGCAGATATCTGTAACATTGGAAAGCCTGCATACAAAGCGGGTGCAACAACAGCTGCTTTCTTTTTGCACGCATTTGTTGGTACAACACCTTGGGTACATTTGGATATTGCAGGAACAGCGTTTGATGTGCCGGGTATGAGTTACTATCGAACTGGTGCTACCGGAGCGGGCGTTCGATTACTTATTGATCTAGTGATGAACTGGAAATAA
- a CDS encoding type II secretion system protein, with translation MGRSKTWRAGHDINNNRIGITLVEVIVYLALVSMVCVLVLTRIVQMVPAYQDLCTRSQLQSVCLRLHDVICADYHRAREVYCFDDCMICSNDNGAYGWELHSGTLCRIVGTYDVHAYQWLTKRSIAMAHDVAKCCFKRQDDLLHVVLVLERRGQRYELSWDVVRRVGAVW, from the coding sequence ATGGGTCGTTCTAAAACATGGCGAGCAGGACATGATATTAACAACAATCGTATTGGTATAACGCTTGTTGAAGTTATTGTGTATCTTGCATTGGTCAGCATGGTCTGTGTTCTGGTCCTGACGCGTATTGTGCAGATGGTGCCTGCATACCAAGATTTATGCACACGTTCTCAGCTGCAGTCTGTTTGCCTGCGTCTTCACGATGTTATCTGTGCGGACTATCATCGTGCACGAGAAGTATATTGCTTTGATGACTGCATGATCTGTAGTAACGATAATGGTGCCTATGGGTGGGAGCTGCATAGTGGAACACTGTGTCGCATTGTTGGTACGTATGATGTGCATGCATATCAGTGGTTAACGAAGCGTTCGATTGCGATGGCCCATGACGTTGCAAAGTGTTGTTTCAAGCGACAGGATGATCTACTTCATGTGGTACTTGTTCTTGAGCGACGAGGACAACGATATGAGCTTTCGTGGGATGTTGTACGAAGAGTGGGGGCGGTATGGTAG
- the ftsW gene encoding putative lipid II flippase FtsW, with protein MFRERRLLQADLNIFLSLVTTLIVIGFLFIYSSSSVYALEKLGSAHYFVKKHSFGLLLGIIAGCVTRYLPLDLIKVTSPLLFFTSLILTTMTMLTPFAQRIHGSSRWLNLGGLVFQPSELLKMSLLIYIAYFLTKKERYKKSFMYGYLPFLIILGISCGLLLKQPDFGLAATLGATTFILLFIAQFNTSYLVITVAAALPGLIGLVYFFPYRWKRIMTFLNPWQDPQGAGFQIIQSLIAIGSGSMWGAGISHSKQKFFYLPMQHTDFIFSIIAEETGFVGSTLIVILYVLFTYYGMRIAWRMKDTFSVFVTLGFVILTSMQAVINLLVTTGLVPTKGVGLPFISYGNSALICSLAMIGLIINCTNEQRL; from the coding sequence ATGTTTAGAGAACGAAGACTATTACAAGCAGATCTTAATATTTTTTTGAGCCTTGTCACAACACTGATTGTGATCGGCTTCCTTTTCATTTACTCATCGAGTTCTGTCTATGCATTAGAAAAACTCGGAAGCGCACATTACTTTGTTAAAAAACATTCTTTTGGACTACTTCTGGGTATTATCGCGGGATGCGTTACACGGTATTTACCACTTGACCTCATCAAAGTAACGAGCCCCCTACTTTTTTTTACGTCACTGATCCTAACTACCATGACCATGCTCACACCATTTGCACAACGCATTCACGGCTCCAGCAGATGGCTCAACTTAGGTGGCCTTGTGTTCCAACCAAGTGAACTTTTGAAAATGTCACTCTTGATTTATATCGCCTATTTTTTAACGAAGAAAGAGCGCTATAAAAAATCATTCATGTATGGATACCTACCTTTTCTCATCATTTTAGGAATCAGTTGCGGGCTACTCCTGAAGCAACCTGACTTTGGACTCGCCGCCACCTTGGGCGCAACAACGTTTATTCTTTTGTTCATCGCACAGTTTAATACATCGTACCTCGTCATAACCGTTGCCGCCGCTCTTCCAGGCCTGATTGGGCTTGTGTACTTCTTCCCCTACCGTTGGAAACGAATCATGACATTCCTTAATCCTTGGCAGGATCCTCAAGGTGCTGGGTTCCAGATCATCCAGTCACTGATTGCGATTGGCTCAGGGAGCATGTGGGGAGCAGGGATCTCACACTCCAAACAAAAGTTCTTTTATTTACCCATGCAGCATACTGACTTCATCTTCTCTATTATTGCCGAAGAGACCGGTTTTGTTGGATCAACTTTAATCGTCATCCTGTATGTACTTTTTACCTACTATGGAATGCGCATCGCATGGCGCATGAAGGATACATTCTCTGTCTTTGTGACTCTTGGATTTGTAATCCTAACTAGCATGCAAGCTGTTATCAACCTCCTAGTTACCACTGGTTTGGTGCCAACCAAGGGCGTCGGGTTACCCTTCATCAGCTATGGGAACTCAGCCCTGATCTGTTCCCTTGCCATGATTGGATTGATCATAAATTGCACCAATGAGCAACGGCTCTAG